The following nucleotide sequence is from Tardiphaga alba.
CGCTCACCGCATAGCCGCGGCCTTTCAGGAAGGTTCGCAACGCGCCGGTGGAGGTGTCGGAAGCGACAAGGCCGGGCAGCACCAGCACCGGGTGACCATCGCCGCGCGGGGCGAGATTGAGCAGCGGCAATGCGCCGAGAAACGCGCCGAATTCATGAATGGCGCGGCCTTCAAGGAACATGAGCGCCTTGGAAGGCGGCGGCAGCGCACGGGCCGTGGCGGACATCTGATTTCCTCTCGCTGCCGGCGTCGCGGCCGGTCTGTGGTTGATTTCAACGAACAGTCAACACAACGCGCCGAACAAGTATCAGTGCCATCAAGTTAAGGGCCGGTTTGCGGTAATACAAGCGCATCGGGATACCTTACCCCTCACTGTCATGGCCGGGCCTGACCCGGCCATCCACCTTTTACGAGTGCGCTGGAAAGTTGGGTGCCCGGGTCGAGCCCGGGCATGACGGAGTGTAGCTGCCTGCTATCAATTCAGCCGCAGCAAAACCTCGATCGTATAGAGCACGAGCCCCGCAAGGCCGCCGATCAGCGAACCGTTGAAACGGATATATTGCAGGTCACGGCCGATATTGAGTTCGATGACGCCGATCAGCTGCCGCATGTCCCATGCCTTCACCTGCTCGGCGATGAAGCCGGATACGCCGCTCTTCTGCTCGGCGATGAAAGAGCGCAGCACCACCACAACGCCCTGATTGATCTCGCGACGCATTTCCTCATCTGCCGCGAGCGCAGCACCGGCCTCGACGAACACATTGGCGAGATGATGGGCGAGCACGCTGCTCTCGCCCGACGCATTGCGCTCGATGAAGCCGCGCGTGTTGCTCCACAGCGCCTGGCCGAGTTCGGCAAGCTCGGGCCGCGCCAGCAGGTCGCGCTTGAAGCCGTGAATGCGATCGATGACGCCGGGCTCGCTCTCCAGCTTCTCGACCACGGACAGCAGCATGCTATCGAACTCACCGCGGAACGGATGCGCGGGATCCTTGCGCACATCGTCGAAGAATGTGGTGGCGGAGGCGACGATGCGCTTCACCAGAAATGCATCGGCGCGGTACAGCTTGAGCAATGTCGGCAATTCGTCCCGGATCTTGTCCTTGATCACGGCGACCGTTTCCGGCTGCGTCAGCGCGCCATGAACGGCGCCGAGCAGGCCATCGAGCAATCCGGTGTGGCGAGCATCTTTGATGAAGTCGCGCGCGGTGCCGGCAATCAGTGGCGCGAGATCGACGGATTGCAGCTGCGTCATCACGCGGCGGATGACGAAGGTCTTGAGGCCGGATGTCTCGGTGGCCGACATCGCTTCGGGCAGCAGGCGCAGCACGAAACGGGCGAGATCGGCCGAGCGTTTGCGATCACCGAGCCAGTCAGCGACGAAAGATGCAAAATCCACCTCGCGCAGTTTCGCCTCGACCGGTGCGGCATCGAGGAAATGCGTCTCGATGAATTCACCGAGCTTGTCGGCAATGACGGCCTGATTGGCCTGGATGATCGCGGTGTGCGGAATCGGCAGGCCGAGCGGCCGCCGGAACAGCGCGACCACCGCATACCAGTCGGCGAGGCCGCCGATGGTCGCGGCCTCCGCAAAGGCGGCGACGAATCCGAAGGCGGGATGCACCGGCAGCAGCATCCGGGCTGCGATGAACACCGCGAAACTGAACAGCAGCACCAGGCCAGCGAGAATTTTCACGCGCCGCAGATCGGCCGCGCGCGCCGCATCGCCGGGGCCTGCGAAAGCGGAAAAACTGTTGGCGCTCATGCAGTTCCTTTGCCTTATCGGCACGCAGGCCGCAGCCGGTTCCAGCTGTTAGCACGATGTCCGACAATGTGACTCGCCGGCGTTAACCTTTCTTAAAGATGTTGCTCGCGGCCTGCGCAGCGCGTGGTAAATCTCTTGCGAGCCGAGGGAATCAGTTTTCACGCGCGTTGCGCGCTCCCGCCGGTGTCCTGCCGCAGATTGTTTGGAAATTGCATGAGCCAGACCTTGTCCTACCGCCCCGCCAGCGCTCCCCTTCCCGATCAGGAGCAGAAGCAGGCGGCGTTGAGCTATCTCAACGAGGCATGGGCCGAGGCACGCCATGACGGCGTCGATGGCGACTGCCTTGCGCAGGCGAGCCTGTTCGCGGCCTTCGCCGAACTGGTCGGCACCTATGGCGAAGATGCCGTGGCGAAATTCGTCGAGGGCCTGCCGACGCGTGTACGCAATGGCGAGTTTTCGCTGACGCTGGCAAGGCAGTAACTCCAACTGTCATCGCCCGCGAAAGCGTGCGATCCAGTAGACACTGCCGAAGTGCTTCCACACATTTACGTCGTTTACTGGACTACCCGCTCCAAGCGCGCAATTGCGCGCCAGGGCGGGTAATGACAGTTGGAGCGTGTTTACTGCTTCAGCGTCTCCAGAAACTTCACCGTTTCGCCCTGCGATGGCGTGACGAGTTCGCCTTGCCACATCACCTGTTTGCCGCGCACGAATGTGCCGACCGGCCAGCCCTTCACGGTCACGCCGTCATAGGGCGTCCAGCCGGCCTTCGAGGCCACCCATTTGTTGGTGATGGTCTCGCTGCGCTTGAGATCGACGATAGTGAAGTCGGCATCATAGCCGGCCGCGATGCGGCCCTTCATGGACATGTTGAACAACCGCGCCGGGCCGGCGCTGGTGAGATCGACGAAGCGCTGAAGCGACAGTCGGCCCGCATTCACGTGATCCAGCATCAAGGGCACCAGCGTCTGCACGCCGGTCATGCCCGAGGGCGAGGCCGGATAGACCTTCTGCTTCTCTTCCAGCGTATGCGGCGCGTGATCGGAGCCGAGCACGTCGATGATGCCCTGCTCGATGCCCTTCCAGATGCCGGCGCGATGGCTGGCATCGCGCACCGGCGGATTCATCTGCGCCAGCGTGCCGAGCCGCTCATAGCATTCCGGCGCCGCCATGGTGAGATGATGCGGCGTCGCCTCGCAGGAGGCGACATCCTTGTGATCCTTGAGGTAGTCGATCTCTTCTTTGGTCGAGATATGCAGCACATGGATGCGCTTGCCGGTCTCGCGGGCGAGATTGACCAGACGCTGCGTCGCCATCAGTGCCGCGACCTCGTCGCGCCACACCGGATGCGAGCGGGCATCGCCCTCGATGCGCAGGCCCTTGCGGTCGTTGAGGCGGAATTCATCTTCCGCATGGAAAGCCGCACGGCGCTTGATGACCTGAAAAATCTTGCGCAGGCTGTCGTCGTCTTCCACCAGCAGCGCGCCGGTGGAGGAGCCGATGAACACTTTTACGCCGGCACAGCCGGGAGCGCGCTCGAGCTCCGGCAGGTCCTGCACATTCTCGCGGGTGCCGCCGATAAAAAACGCGTAATCGCAATGCATGCGGTGATGGCCGCGCTTCACCTTGTCGGTGAAGGTGGCCTCGTCGATGGTGAGCGGATTGGTGTTCGGCATTTCGAACACAGCGGTGACGCCGCCCATCACGGCGCTGCGCGAACCGCTTTCGAGATCTTCCTTGTGCTCGAGGCCGGGCTCGCGGAAATGCACCTGGGTGTCCATCACGCCGGGCAGGATGTGCAGGCCCTTGCAGTCGATGGTCTTGCCCGCCTGCTCCGGCCCGAACGTGCCGAGGGCAGCGATGCGGCCGTCGCGGATACCGATGTCACGCTGGCCCTCGCCATCCTGATTGACGACGGTGCCGTTCTTCAGAATCGTGTCGAAAGTCTCGCTCATATCGGTCTCACTTGCAGCCTGTGGATGCCATGCGCTGATAGCGCGGGCCTTGTTACCGGCATCTTAGCGGCTTAACTTTGGCGTTGATATCCGTCAGCCGCGATTCCTGGGTTTTTTCGAGATTTTCCGTATGAAAGCAGCATTTCTCCCCGATCGGGGTGTGGTGAAGATTGCCGGCGACGACGCCCGCGCTTTTCTCAACAACCTCATCACCTCGGATATCGACGACCTCGTGCCGGGCAGAGCGCGGTTCGGCGCGCTGCTGACGCCGCAGGGCAAGATCGTGGCTGATTTTCTCGTCACGGAAGCTGCGGCCGGCCATGGCGGCGGCCTGCTGATCGACTGCCCGCGCGAGCTGGCACAACCGCTCGCCACCAAGCTCGGCTTCTACAAATTGCGCGCCAAGGTGACAGTCGAGAATCTTTCCGACGGGCTCGGCGTGCTCGCGGTATGGGACGGCGAGCCGACCATGAAGCCGGACCTCACTTTTACCGATCCACGCCATGCCGCGCTCGGGCTGCGCATTCTCGTGCCGGCCGATCTCGCCGAGAAGACGGCATCCGTGCTCGGCGCCGAGATGGTGGATGAGCCCGCCTATGAAGCGCATCGCATCGCCTGCGGCGTGCCGCGCGGCGGCATCGATTTCGCCTATGGCGATGCATTCCCACATGAGACCAATATGGACCGCATGGCCGGCGTCGATTTCGACAAGGGCTGTTATATCGGCCAGGAGGTCGTGTCGCGCATGCAGCATCGCGGCACCGCGCGCACGCGCATCGTGCCCGTGACACTCGATGGCACCACGCCTGTTGCCGGCACGGAGATCCGCGCCGCCGACAAGCCGATCGGCACCATGGGTTCATCGGCAGGCGGTAACGGCCTCGCACTGCTGCGTGCCGACCGCGCCACCGATGCGCTCGATGCCGGCGCGGCGCTGCTCGCCGGCGACATCACGATTCAGTTGGCCGATCCCGACGCCGTCCGCGCCCTCGTTGCAAAGAAGCACGCATGAGCAAAGCTCCGATCACCCATGCCGATGGCAAGACGCGCTGCCCGTGGCCGGGCGAAGACCCGTTCTATGTCGCCTATCACGACACCGAATGGGGCGTGCCGGACTATGACGACCGTGCGCTGTTCGAAAAACTGATCCTCGACGGCTTCCAGGCCGGCCTGTCGTGGATCACGATCCTGCGCAAGCGCGACAATTTCCGCAAAGCCTTCGACGACTTCCAGCCGGAAAAGATCGTGCGCTACAGCGAGAAGAAGGTGCATGCACTGATGAACGATGCCGGCATCGTGCGCAACCGTGCCAAGATCGAAGGCGCGATCCTGTCGGCCAAAGGCTATCTGAAGATCATGGAAGACGGCCCGGGCTTTTCGAAATTCCTCTGGGATTTCGTCGATGGCCAGCCGATCGTGAATAATTTCAAGACCCATGCGAACGTGCCGGCTTCAACACCGCTCTCGATCAAGATTTCCAAGGAATTGCAGGCGCGCAATTTCAAATTCGTCGGCCCCACCATCGTCTATGCTTTCATGCAGGCGACGGGCATGGTCAATGACCACCTCACGTCCTGCTATTGCCATGCATTGTGCAGCAAGAAAAAGAAGCCGCTGCGGCTGAAGGCGACCTGATGGCGAAAGCGACCGTGACTTCAGGCACACCGCGCGCCTGGCAACGCATGCTGTCGGGCCGCCGGCTCGACCTGCTGGATCCCTCGCCGCTCGATATCGAACTGGCGGATATTGCGCACGGCCTTGCGCGCATGGCGCGCTGGAACGGGCAGACCAATGGGCCGCACATCTTCTCGGTGGCGCAGCATTCGCTGCTGGTGGAGGCGATCATGCGCGCGCAAGCGCCGCGCGCGGACGATCGCTTAAGCCTCGCCGCGCTACTGCACGATTCCCCGGAATATGTGATCGGCGACATGATCTCGCCGTTCAAGGCGGTGATCGGCGATGCCTATAAGAAAGTCGAGCATCGCCTGCTCGCCGCGATCCATCTCCGCTTCGGCCTTCCGGCGGAGCTCGATCCGAAAATGACCAAGACGATCAAGAACGCCGATATGGGCGCCGCTTATCTGGAAGCGACGCGGCTGGCTGGATTCGCCGAGGCGGAAGCGAAACGCCTGTTCGGCAAGGATCCGTGCCTGGAGATCGATGTCGAAGCGGATTATCTGACGCCATGGTCGGCAGGCAAGGCGGAGAAGCGGTTCCTTGAGCGGTTCAAGGCGCTGGTAGCGTGATGATCTTTCTTCTCCCTCCCCGGAGCGAAGCGAATGGGGAGGGTGGCGCGGCGACGAGCGAAGCGAGGAGACGTGACGGGTTGGGCTGTCACAAGCGACGTCACCTGCTGAGACACCCCCACCCGACCTGCCCAAGCGGGCCGGCCACCCTCCCCACGCGAAGACGCGGGGGAGGGACAACAGAGCGCCTTTGCTCATCACGCGCGCATCTCTATAGTGCCCACATGATCTATGTCTGCTCCCTCGCCGACCTGCATGCCACCGTCGCGAATACGGGGGCGAGCCATGTGCTGACCATCATGGCCAATGTCGCACAGGTGGTGCGGCCGGACTCAGTGGTCGAAGCCAATCATCTGCGCGTGCAGGTGGACGACATCACCGAGAGCATGGATGGCTTCGTCGCGCCGAACGAGCAGCATGTGCTGCAGGTGATGAATTTTGCGCGCGGCTGGGATCGCGCCTCGCCGCTGGTGATCCACTGCTATGCCGGCATCTCGCGCTCCACCGCGAGCGCCTTCACTGCCGCCTGCATGCTCAATCCCGATCGCGACGAACGCGACATTGCGCAGCGCATCCGCGCGGCATCGCCGATCGCGTCACCGAACCGTCTCATTGTCTCGCTCGCCGACAAGGCGCTCGGCCGCAACGGGCGCATGATCCGTGCGCTCGACGATATGGGACCGGGCAGCCTGACGGTGATGGGCAAGCCGTTTCGCATCGATCTGGATTGATGCAGCAGGGTTCATGCGCCGTATGAACCAATACGACTTCGACAAGCACTAAGTTCTTGCGGCTTCCTTCCCTTCTCCCCCGCGCACAACGAGGTTGTGCTAGGTGGGAGAAGGTGGCACGGACGAAGTCCGTGACGGATGAGGGGTAGCCGCAAGCACAGCGTCTGTGGCTACCCCTCACCCGTCTGCGCGCAAGAAGCGCGCATCCACCCTCTCCCACAAGGGGAGAGGGAAGAGGGAGATGGTCGCTACATGTTCGATTTCGATTTCATTGCGCTTGTCGTGGCGATCGTCGCCTTCTTCTTCGCACGCAAGGCGCGCAACGAGGTGCGGATCCTGCGCGCACGGCTCGATGCACTTGAAGGCGCGCCGCCCGTAGTCGCCACCACATGGTCTGCAACCGACACGCCACCGCTCGCACCGCGACAGCCCACGGCCGCTCCTGTCACGCCACCGCCATCGACAAGTCCCTCTCCATCGAGCCCGCAGCAGCCGAGCCCACCGCCAGTCGCCGCCCCGGCGATCCCCGCTGTTGCTTCAACACCGCGCGTCACGGAGACGGTGAAGAAGCCCGAGACCCCGCTGCCTGCAGCGCCGCGCCCGAGTTTCGAGGAACGCATCGGCACCCGCTGGGTGGTGTGGGTCGGCGGCCTGACGCTGGCGCTCGGCGGCCTGTTCATGGTGCGCTACTCCATCGAGGCCGGCCTGCTCGGGCCGGAGGTCCGCGTGCTGCTCGGCGGCCTGTTCGCACTGGCGCTGCTCGCCGTCGGCGAATTCGCGCGCCGCAAGGAATCGCTGTCATCCATCGCGCCGCTGCCGATCGCCAACATCCCGGCGATCCTCACCGCGGCCGGCACGGCGGTGGCCTTCGCCACCATCTATGCCGCCTATGCGCTGTATGACTTCCTCGTCCCCGGCACCGCTTTCGTGCTGCTCGGCATCGTCGCCATGGCCACCATGGCCGCGGCGTTGCTGCATGGCCCGGCCCTCGCAGGGCTCGGCCTTGTCGGCGCCTTCGTGACGCCGATGCTGGTGTCGTCGGGCAAGCCCGATTACTGGGCGCTGTATATCTATCTCGCTTTCGTCAGCGCCGCCGCTTTCGCGCTGGCGCGGATGCGGATGTGGCGCTGGCTGGTGCTGACCACCATCGCCTTCACCACGTTCTGGACGCTGCCAGGCCTCGAATCCGGCCCGGCGATGATCGCGCCACACGTCTTCCACGTCATCGCCTGCTTCGTGCTGGCCTCGCTCATGGTGGTGTGCGGCTTCATGTATGGCCCGACTGCCGAACCCGGCCGTATCGAGGGCATCTCCTCGGCAGCGCTCGGCACCAGCCTGTTCGGCGCGACCATGATCGTACTCGCCAGCCGCCATGCGGATCTCGCGATGATCGCCTTCGCGCTGCTGGTTGCCGGCACGCTGTTCGTCGCCTGGTATGCCCAGGCAGCGACGGCCGCTGTCGCCGCCGCCGCCGGCTTCGTCGCAGCGGTGTTCCTGCTGTGGGCGATCCAGGGCAATCCCGACCTGCTCGTATTGCCGGGCGGCCCGCTGCCGGGCATCGGCATGAGCCCGATCGAAGGCTCGGTGACGACGCATCTCGTCAGCGCCGCGGTGTTCGGGCTCGGCTTCGGCATCCTCGGCTTCCTCGCGCAGGGGCGCGCCGTCAGCGCCATCATTCCGGTGATCTGGGCGGCCTGCGCCACCTTTGTGCCCATCGCGCTCTTGATCGCGCTCTATGCCCGCATCGCGCATCTCGATCGCTCGATCCCGTTCGCGATCCTCGCCGTCGTCATTGCCGCCGGCTTCGCTGCAGCGACCGAACTGCTCAGCAAGCGCGAACAGCGGCCGGGCCTTGCGATTTCCACCGCTTTGTTCGCCACCGGCGCGCTCGGCGCCATGGCGCTGGCGCTGACCTTTGCGCTGGAGAAAGGCTGGCTCACCATCGCGCTGGCGCTGATGACGCTGGGGACCGCGTGGATTTCCATGCAGCGCCCGATCCCGTTCCTGCGCTGGCTTGCCGCCATCCTCGCGGCCATCGTCTGCGCCCGCATGGCCGATGAGCCGCGCGTGGTGGGCGATCTCGTCGGCACCACGCCGATCTTCAACTGGCTGCTGTGGGGCTATGGCGTGCCGGCCGCATCGTTCTGGGGCGCCGCCGTGCTGATGCGCCGCCGTGGCGACGATGCGCCGCTGCGCATGGTGGAATCCGCCGCGATCCTGTTCACGGTGCTTTTGGTGTTCCTGGAGATCCGCCACTACGTCAATGGCGGCGATGTCTATCGCTTCAATTCCGATCTTGTCGAGATCGCGCTGCAGGTCTGCTCGGCGCTCGCCATGGCCATCGGCCTCGAACGCCTGCGCATCCGCAGCGGCAGCGTCATCCACAATGCCGGCGCCCTGCTGCTGACGCTCTATTCCGGCCTCGCGACGCTCGGCGGATTGCTGTTCATCGCCAATCCGAATATCTGGCGCATCGATGTCGGCGGCCCCGTCTTCAACCTGCTGCTGCTGGGCTACGCGCTACCTGCGGTGCTCACGCTGCTGCTGTCCTACGCGGTCGCCGGCCGTCGCAAGCCCGCTTATGCCAACACCATCGCCGCCGGCGCGCTATTGCTGGCACTGACATATGTGACGTTCGAGATCCGCCGCATCTATCACGGGCCGGTATTCTCCAATGCGCGGGTGCTCGATGCCGAGCAATATACGCTGTCGGTGGCATGGCTCGTGTTCGGCGTGGTGCTGCTCGCGGCCGGCCTGATCTTCTCGTCGCAGCGGGCGCGGCTCGCATCGGCTGTGGTGATCGGTCTCACCGTGTTGAAGGCGTTCCTGGTCGACATGTCGTCGCTGACCGGCGTCTGGCGGGCACTGTCCTTCATGTGCCTCGGTCTCGTGCTCGTGGCGATCGGCTATCTGTATCAGCGCATCCTGTTCTCACGGCGCAAGACGCAGGCAACGCCGGTAGAGGAAACGCAATAACTCCTCCGACCGGACTAGCCGCGCAGCACCACGTCACCGGCGATCATGGTTGGCTTGATGGCCGTCATCTCGTCGCGATTGGCTGCGACCTCCATGGTGGTGCCATCGGCAAAGGACAGTGTCATCGGACTGCTCGCGCGGAGATTCACCGTAATCTCGTCGGTGCTGCCCTCGAAAGTGATCACCGCCTTGTTGCCGGAGATGGTGACGTGGGTGCCGTCACGAGAGATGCCCGCGCCGAGTTCGAGCCTGGTATTGACCGAGGCATTGACCGTGTCGCGGCCGTCGCCGGCGTCGAAGCGCACAATGGAATCGGTGCCGACCGAAATCACGTCATCGCCGGTGCCGCCTTTGACGCGCGAATTCGACCAAACTGAAATCACATCGTCGCCGCTGCCGCCATCGACATCGCTATCCGACCAGGCGGAGATCCGGTCCTGTCCGTCGCCGCCACTGACCCGGCTGTTCGACCAGGCCTTGACGACGTCATTCCCAGATCCTGCATCGACGACACTTTCGGACCACACATCGATCTGATCGTCGCCCGCCCCGCCATCGACGACGGAGCCCGACCATGCGCGGACCACATCATCGCCAGCGCCGGCTGCGACGACGCTGTTAGACCAGACATCGATGCGATCATTGCCGTCACCGGCATCGACCAACGAACTCGACCACCCCTTGATGACGTCATCGCCATCGGTGCCTGCGAGTGACGACATGCCCTGTTCCTGAACCCACAGCAGAAATGCCTGCACGACGGGCGACATACCGATGCTTGCCGTGGTCTGTTTCGCAGGATCGCTTGCGGCCGGAAGACCTCTATCGGCTTTCTCAGCCGCCGGATTGGGCATCGTCATGTCGGGCGGCGATGGCGGCGTCGGCACAAGATACGGGCTGTAAAATGGAGTACCGGCTGACGGCGCAATCATAACCGAATCCTTCTAGCCTTTCATGACGGAACCATTATCTGGATACCTAAATTTCTTCTTAAGGATGCGCCACATTCGACTACAATCTCGGCAATCCAAGCGTGCTTTGCTGCAAGATGGCTGAAAGTTCATACGCCGCTGCGAAACCCTTGTGCGGCAGCGATGTTGCTGCACTGCAATCAGTTCCTGGTACGAAACCGTCGCCGGTCGGCGTCGATCCCATCCCATTTCCGGAGTTTCCCGATGTCGAAGACCGTCGCCGATGATCTCGTCCATGTCCTCGAACAGATTGGGGTGCAGCAGATTTTTGGCCTGATCGCCGACTCGCTCAATCCGTTGGCGGACTCGGTCCGGCGCTCCAGGATCGAATGGGTGGGCGTGCGCCATGAGGAAGGCGCAGCCCTCGCCGCCGCCGGCCAGGCGAAGCTCACCGGCAAGCTCGGCGTCTGCGCGGGATCGACGGGCCCGGGCAGCACGCATCTCGTCGCCGGGCTCTATGAAGCCGCACGCGATCACGCGCCGGTGTTGGCGCTTTCCGGCGACATGGCGCGTGCCATGAAAGGCTCCGATTTCTTCCAGACCACCGAACCGGACCTGCTGTTTCGCGACGTCGCGCTCTATACCCAGACCGTGACGACAGCGGCGCAGGCGCCGCGCGTGTTTCACGAGGCGATCGCCGCCGCCTATGCCGGGCCCGGCGTCGCGCATCTGACGCTGCCGATGGATGTGCTGTCGCTGAAATCCGATGTGCCGACATCGAGCATCGCGACACTGATCCCGCGTGGCGAGATCCTGCCGAATGAAGCCGCCATTGACGAGGCCGTGCGCCGGATCGATGAGGCCAAAAGCGTCGTCATCATGTGCGGCCATGGTGCGCTCGGCACCGCCGACCTGCTGCGCGCCCTCTCCGACAGGCTGAAAGCACCGCTGGTGCATTCGGTGCGCGGCAAGGAGATCATGGCATTCGACGACATCAGATGGATGGGCGGGCTCGGCATGATCGGCACCAAGCCGGTTTATGACGCCGTGCATGACTGCGACCTGCTGGTGATGGTCGGCACCGACTATCCCTATTCCAACTTCCTGCCGACCAAGGGCCATGTAATCCAGATCGACGAGCGCGCGCAGGCATTGGGCCGCCGCACACCGACCGCGCTCGGCGTGATCGGCTCGGCGCGACCGTCCCTCGCGACCCTGCTCGGGCGCGTGCAGGCAAAGACCGATGGCAAGTTCTTCGAGAAGACCGTGCATGCGCGCAAGAAGTGGGACGAGATGCTGGACAAGCAGGCCGATCCCGCCCGCAGCAAGGACAAGATCCATCCGCAGGCCGTTGCGCGCGTGACCAGCGATCTCGCCCGCGACGACGCGATCTTCGTGCTCGACACCGGCCTCAACACGCTATGGTCGGCAAACTGGATCCGCCAGCGCGGCACCCAGCGCATCACCGGCTCGTTCAACAATGCGGCTGTCGGCACCGCGGTCGGCCAGGGCAACGGCATCCAGATTCTGGATCGCAGCAAGCAGGTGATCGTGCTCACCGGCGACGGCGGCTTCAACATGCTGATGGGCGAATTCATGACCGCCGTTCAGCACAAGCTACCGCTCAAGGTCATCGTCTATAACAACTCCGCGCTCGGCCTGATCACGCTGGAAGCCGAGAGCGTCGGCCTTGCACCGTTCCGCGAGGCGATCGAATTTCCGAATCCGGATTTCGCCGCACTTGCGCGCGCCTGTGGCGCTCAGGGCTTTACGGCGAAGCAGCCGGGCGACCTGAAGAAAGCGATCGCCGATGCGCTGGCCTGCGATGGGCCAGCCATCGTCGATTGCGTGGTGGCGGCCGACGAGATCCCGAACCTGCCGCATGTCGATGCCAGCATGATCGGCAATTATGCGCTGGCAAAGATCAAGGAAGCCGTGATGTCGGTGACTGGCTGATACGCCGCGCAAATACCGCTTGCGCATTCCTCCCGATCGTCAATCATGACAGCCGGCGGCCCCTTACGGGGGCGCCGGACAAGAGCATCCGCGCGCAGACAGCGGAGCCAGAAAAAGATCGGGAGCCCATGAACGTCCAGGGAAACATCGCCACGAATCCATCCGCGGCGCAGCAAGCCGAACA
It contains:
- a CDS encoding DNA-3-methyladenine glycosylase I translates to MSKAPITHADGKTRCPWPGEDPFYVAYHDTEWGVPDYDDRALFEKLILDGFQAGLSWITILRKRDNFRKAFDDFQPEKIVRYSEKKVHALMNDAGIVRNRAKIEGAILSAKGYLKIMEDGPGFSKFLWDFVDGQPIVNNFKTHANVPASTPLSIKISKELQARNFKFVGPTIVYAFMQATGMVNDHLTSCYCHALCSKKKKPLRLKAT
- a CDS encoding DUF445 domain-containing protein, with the protein product MSANSFSAFAGPGDAARAADLRRVKILAGLVLLFSFAVFIAARMLLPVHPAFGFVAAFAEAATIGGLADWYAVVALFRRPLGLPIPHTAIIQANQAVIADKLGEFIETHFLDAAPVEAKLREVDFASFVADWLGDRKRSADLARFVLRLLPEAMSATETSGLKTFVIRRVMTQLQSVDLAPLIAGTARDFIKDARHTGLLDGLLGAVHGALTQPETVAVIKDKIRDELPTLLKLYRADAFLVKRIVASATTFFDDVRKDPAHPFRGEFDSMLLSVVEKLESEPGVIDRIHGFKRDLLARPELAELGQALWSNTRGFIERNASGESSVLAHHLANVFVEAGAALAADEEMRREINQGVVVVLRSFIAEQKSGVSGFIAEQVKAWDMRQLIGVIELNIGRDLQYIRFNGSLIGGLAGLVLYTIEVLLRLN
- a CDS encoding tyrosine phosphatase family protein, which codes for MIYVCSLADLHATVANTGASHVLTIMANVAQVVRPDSVVEANHLRVQVDDITESMDGFVAPNEQHVLQVMNFARGWDRASPLVIHCYAGISRSTASAFTAACMLNPDRDERDIAQRIRAASPIASPNRLIVSLADKALGRNGRMIRALDDMGPGSLTVMGKPFRIDLD
- the ygfZ gene encoding CAF17-like 4Fe-4S cluster assembly/insertion protein YgfZ, whose translation is MKAAFLPDRGVVKIAGDDARAFLNNLITSDIDDLVPGRARFGALLTPQGKIVADFLVTEAAAGHGGGLLIDCPRELAQPLATKLGFYKLRAKVTVENLSDGLGVLAVWDGEPTMKPDLTFTDPRHAALGLRILVPADLAEKTASVLGAEMVDEPAYEAHRIACGVPRGGIDFAYGDAFPHETNMDRMAGVDFDKGCYIGQEVVSRMQHRGTARTRIVPVTLDGTTPVAGTEIRAADKPIGTMGSSAGGNGLALLRADRATDALDAGAALLAGDITIQLADPDAVRALVAKKHA
- a CDS encoding DUF2339 domain-containing protein yields the protein MFDFDFIALVVAIVAFFFARKARNEVRILRARLDALEGAPPVVATTWSATDTPPLAPRQPTAAPVTPPPSTSPSPSSPQQPSPPPVAAPAIPAVASTPRVTETVKKPETPLPAAPRPSFEERIGTRWVVWVGGLTLALGGLFMVRYSIEAGLLGPEVRVLLGGLFALALLAVGEFARRKESLSSIAPLPIANIPAILTAAGTAVAFATIYAAYALYDFLVPGTAFVLLGIVAMATMAAALLHGPALAGLGLVGAFVTPMLVSSGKPDYWALYIYLAFVSAAAFALARMRMWRWLVLTTIAFTTFWTLPGLESGPAMIAPHVFHVIACFVLASLMVVCGFMYGPTAEPGRIEGISSAALGTSLFGATMIVLASRHADLAMIAFALLVAGTLFVAWYAQAATAAVAAAAGFVAAVFLLWAIQGNPDLLVLPGGPLPGIGMSPIEGSVTTHLVSAAVFGLGFGILGFLAQGRAVSAIIPVIWAACATFVPIALLIALYARIAHLDRSIPFAILAVVIAAGFAAATELLSKREQRPGLAISTALFATGALGAMALALTFALEKGWLTIALALMTLGTAWISMQRPIPFLRWLAAILAAIVCARMADEPRVVGDLVGTTPIFNWLLWGYGVPAASFWGAAVLMRRRGDDAPLRMVESAAILFTVLLVFLEIRHYVNGGDVYRFNSDLVEIALQVCSALAMAIGLERLRIRSGSVIHNAGALLLTLYSGLATLGGLLFIANPNIWRIDVGGPVFNLLLLGYALPAVLTLLLSYAVAGRRKPAYANTIAAGALLLALTYVTFEIRRIYHGPVFSNARVLDAEQYTLSVAWLVFGVVLLAAGLIFSSQRARLASAVVIGLTVLKAFLVDMSSLTGVWRALSFMCLGLVLVAIGYLYQRILFSRRKTQATPVEETQ
- a CDS encoding dihydroorotase; protein product: MSETFDTILKNGTVVNQDGEGQRDIGIRDGRIAALGTFGPEQAGKTIDCKGLHILPGVMDTQVHFREPGLEHKEDLESGSRSAVMGGVTAVFEMPNTNPLTIDEATFTDKVKRGHHRMHCDYAFFIGGTRENVQDLPELERAPGCAGVKVFIGSSTGALLVEDDDSLRKIFQVIKRRAAFHAEDEFRLNDRKGLRIEGDARSHPVWRDEVAALMATQRLVNLARETGKRIHVLHISTKEEIDYLKDHKDVASCEATPHHLTMAAPECYERLGTLAQMNPPVRDASHRAGIWKGIEQGIIDVLGSDHAPHTLEEKQKVYPASPSGMTGVQTLVPLMLDHVNAGRLSLQRFVDLTSAGPARLFNMSMKGRIAAGYDADFTIVDLKRSETITNKWVASKAGWTPYDGVTVKGWPVGTFVRGKQVMWQGELVTPSQGETVKFLETLKQ
- a CDS encoding YfbR-like 5'-deoxynucleotidase; the protein is MAKATVTSGTPRAWQRMLSGRRLDLLDPSPLDIELADIAHGLARMARWNGQTNGPHIFSVAQHSLLVEAIMRAQAPRADDRLSLAALLHDSPEYVIGDMISPFKAVIGDAYKKVEHRLLAAIHLRFGLPAELDPKMTKTIKNADMGAAYLEATRLAGFAEAEAKRLFGKDPCLEIDVEADYLTPWSAGKAEKRFLERFKALVA